Proteins encoded in a region of the Coffea eugenioides isolate CCC68of chromosome 4, Ceug_1.0, whole genome shotgun sequence genome:
- the LOC113767976 gene encoding LEAF RUST 10 DISEASE-RESISTANCE LOCUS RECEPTOR-LIKE PROTEIN KINASE-like 1.2, with the protein MPHQPLLLLHLLPFFISFFFMKSSAGNNNSSISALCKGSKCGSIEVKYPFWIKSNATAIQYCGYEGFGLDCTPSSVPGNYNLTLHLPPVDFHVQSINYTDYKLTLVDADVTTNLSCPRPRNNLTLVDLPLNYSTQDLNLTFYFNCTRPRLPFSAYPVDCLKSGGNMSFFSLEAGTTSDPDWFKFCEEKVVVTVTEGEIEGMINGKDNNIIRNSLFSGFVLDWYRGFECAGCENSGGGCGHNNSTKEFLCFCNDGTITHDHCKGTLHFFESNEKFFTVTIFPPARERKSAEEKVDKKFAGGSFAELDSSSCEIKNQGYMQKSKVHNHLDKSIANMQSAITLDMHPVEAVLSLVLTYMTKPTKGVVHGQIQSQWRFWLVIKVVGREN; encoded by the exons ATGCCTCATCAacctctcctcctcctccatctTCTCcctttcttcatctccttctttttcatgaaatcaagcGCAGGCAATAATAACTCCTCCATTTCTGCACTCTGTAAGGGGTCCAAATGTGGTAGCATTGAAGTCAAATATCCATTTTGGATTAAATCCAACGCTACGGCCATCCAATACTGTGGCTATGAAGGCTTCGGCCTAGACTGTACACCATCTTCAGTTCCCGGCAATTATAACCTCACTCTTCACCTTCCCCCGGTTGATTTCCACGTACAAAGCATAAACTACACAGATTACAAGCTAACCCTTGTCGATGCCGACGTCACAACAAATTTATCTTGCCCAAGACCACGCAACAACCTTACTCTTGTGGACTTGCCATTAAACTATTCCACACAAGATTTGAACCTCACTTTTTACTTCAACTGTACTCGTCCTCGCCTTCCTTTTTCTGCTTATCCTGTGGATTGTCTGAAGTCTGGTGGGAACATGTCCTTTTTTTCATTAGAAGCTGGTACTACTTCTGATCCTGATTGGTTTAAGTTCTGTGAGGAAAAAGTAGTAGTAACAGTGACTGAAGGGGAGATTGAAGGGATGATTAATGGGAAGGATAATAATATTATTCGGAATAGTTTGTTCTCTGGATTTGTGCTTGATTGGTATAGGGGATTTGAGTGTGCCGGGTGCGAGAATTCTGGTGGGGGCTGCGGCCACAACAACAGCACCAAGGAGTTCTTGTGTTTTTGCAATGACGGCACAATTACGCATGATCACTGCAAAGGTACGCTGCACTTTTTCGAGTCTAATGAAAAGTTCTTTACAGTGACAATATT TCCCCCTGCGAGAGAACGAAAGAGTGCAGAAGAGAAGGTTGACAAGAAATTTGCAGGTGGGAGTTTTGCAGAATTAGATAGTTCCAGCTGTGAGATTAAAAATCAGGGTTACATGCAAAAATCCAAAGTGCATAATCATTTGGATAAAAGCATTGCAAATATGCAAAGTGCTATCACTTTGGATATGCATCCGGTTGAGGCTGTGCTAAGCCTAGTACTTACCTATATGACCAAGCCCACAAAAGGGGTAGTTCATGGACAAATTCAGAGTCAATGGCGTTTTTGGCTTGTCATCAAAGTGGTTGGCAGAGaaaattga
- the LOC113767639 gene encoding LEAF RUST 10 DISEASE-RESISTANCE LOCUS RECEPTOR-LIKE PROTEIN KINASE-like 1.2 gives MDHRTSHKCHCIQIIAILFIILIDGIACFYTNSSACEPQNCGNGLNIEYPFWIPGRQESYCGSPMFNVTCRDRNPILKISDDDYIIRDIFYTNDSILLSQAELYNVSDQCPAPQHNFSTGGTPFSYGPETVDLFFFYNCTEPYQEEKYPLDCACNASHHAFAVFHTELLDQRNYSEQSCQPPVNAPVTTDSLKRLLAMNYTDVLKKGFVLQWDGDSCSKCRRSGGECSSYYDDFVCYCDDHIHPKTCDDGGGLNLGLKIGIGFGAAAGSALILCVIFFVYQRRHKNHDSGSTLISRDISSYSSSVIDPERASGYLGVHIFAYTELEEATNCFDPNKELGDGGFGTVYKGKLRDGREVAVKRLYESNFKRVEHFRNEVEILTRLRHRNLVSLYGCTSRHCRELLLVYEYIPNGTIADHLHGPLARPGSLPWSTRMNIAIETASALSYLHASDVIHRDVKTNNILLDDNFCVKVADFGLSRLFPINATHVSTAPQGTPGYVDPEYHQCYHLTDKSDVFSFGVVLIELISSMPAVDITRHRHEINLSNIAVHRIQNHLLHELVDDNLGYGSDYKLTAMIEDVAELAFQCLQYERDMRPTMQEVLQALLEIQNKDYNAEKKEEMDNQADDVVLLKINQLTSSPDSILTNSVSSSTTTSTST, from the exons ATGGATCATAGAACTTCCCACAAATGTCATTGTATTCAAATTATAGCCATTCTCTTCATTATTTTGATCGATGGAATTGCATGCTTTTACACAAATTCAAGTGCTTGCGAGCCTCAAAACTGTGGGAATGGATTGAACATAGAATATCCCTTCTGGATCCCAGGCAGGCAAGAGTCATATTGTGGCTCACCAATGTTCAATGTCACCTGCAGGGACAGAAACCCCATCCTGAAAATCTCTGATGATGATTATATCATCAGGGACATATTTTACACGAATGATTCAATTTTGCTATCTCAAGCTGAGTTGTATAATGTTAGTGACCAGTGTCCAGCCCCACAACATAATTTTAGCACCGGAGGAACTCCATTCAGCTATGGCCCTGAAACTGTGGATCTTTTCTTCTTCTACAATTGCACTGAGCCGTATCAGGAAGAGAAATACCCCTTGGATTGTGCATGTAATGCTAGTCATCATGCTTTTGCTGTTTTCCATACTGAACTCCTTGATCAACGGAACTATTCGGAACAGTCATGTCAGCCTCCAGTGAATGCGCCAGTAACTACTGACAGCCTGAAAAGATTGTTAGCAATGAATTATACTGATGTTTTGAAGAAAGGATTTGTTCTGCAGTGGGATGGAGATAGCTGCAGCAAATGCAGGAGGAGTGGAGGGGAATGCAGTTCTTATTACGATGATTTTGTGTGTTACTGTGATGACCATATCCATCCAAAAACCTGTGATGATG GTGGAGGGTTAAATTTGGGACTGAAGATTGGAATTG GCTTTGGTGCTGCTGCAGGGAGTGCCCTTATTCTTTGCGTTATATTCTTTGTCTATCAACGTAGGCACAAAAACCACGATTCTGGTTCAACGTTGATATCTCGAGACATTTCTTCCTATTCCTCTTCAGTGATAGATCCTGAAAGGGCTAGCGGCTACCTTGGAGTGCACATCTTTGCTTACACCGAACTAGAAGAAGCCACTAATTGTTTTGATCCGAATAAAGAGCTTGGAGATGGCGGCTTTGGCACTGTCTACAAAG GCAAACTGAGAGATGGGCGTGAAGTTGCTGTGAAACGATTATATGAAAGCAACTTCAAAAGAGTTGAGCACTTCAGGAATGAAGTTGAAATCTTGACACGCTTGCGCCATAGGAATCTGGTTTCTTTATATGGATGCACTTCTCGCCACTGCCGTGAACTCTTGCTTGTGTATGAATACATTCCTAATGGCACCATTGCTGATCACCTTCACGGTCCATTAGCAAGGCCCGGATCCCTTCCATGGAGTACTAGAATGAACATTGCCATAGAAACTGCAAGTGCATTGTCCTACCTACATGCCTCTGATGTTATCCACCGAGATGTTAAGACCAACAACATCCTCCTGGACGACAATTTCTGTGTTAAAGTAGCAGATTTTGGTCTATCTCGCCTCTTCCCAATTAATGCTACACATGTTTCAACTGCTCCACAAGGAACTCCCGGATATGTAGACCCTGAGTATCATCAATGCTATCACCTTACAGATAAGAGTGATGTCTTCAGTTTTGGAGTTGTGTTGATTGAGCTCATATCATCAATGCCAGCAGTAGACATCACCAGGCATCGGCATGAAATAAATTTGTCAAACATAGCTGTTCACAGGATCCAAAACCACTTGTTGCATGAACTTGTGGATGATAATCTTGGATATGGTTCAGATTACAAGCTGACAGCAATGATTGAGGATGTAGCAGAGTTAGCATTTCAATGTCTACAATATGAGAGGGACATGAGACCGACTATGCAGGAGGTTCTACAAGCACTGCTGGAAATCCAAAACAAGGATTACAatgcagaaaagaaagaagaaatggaTAATCAAGCAGATGACGTTGTATTGTTGAAAATTAATCAGTTAACTAGCTCGCCAGATTCAATCCTTACAAATTCGGTGAGCAGTTCAACAACCACTAGTACCAGTACCTGA